A region of Candidatus Roizmanbacteria bacterium DNA encodes the following proteins:
- a CDS encoding glycosyltransferase family 2 protein, whose product MKDFISVVIPFHNEKENLPVLLPDLKEKLKKLGVGYEIVLVDDGSLDDYRESLQPHLDHETRLVVLNRQMGKGRALTEGLKDIKGNLIVFMDADLQDDPADLSGFYEKVNKGFDLVNGFRFDRKDNPIIKIYSKSARWFLQHFLSSPFSDINCGFKMFRKEVLKEVVLYGNNFRFLPLAAFYEGFRVGEVKVHNKPRLHGKSKYGMRKLFIGLIDMLSAYFLYKFSERPLHFFGSIGALLFVIGGLALAWVTYERIFEGVLLYRRPALQYAIFLVILGIQIIMTGIVGELIVYLHHKKKLS is encoded by the coding sequence ATGAAAGATTTTATTTCTGTTGTTATCCCATTTCATAATGAGAAGGAAAACCTTCCTGTTCTCCTGCCTGATCTGAAAGAAAAACTCAAAAAGCTGGGAGTCGGTTATGAAATTGTTCTCGTTGATGACGGGTCATTGGATGACTATCGTGAATCCCTGCAGCCGCATCTGGATCATGAAACACGGCTTGTTGTCCTCAACAGACAGATGGGAAAAGGAAGAGCTCTCACGGAAGGACTGAAAGATATAAAAGGAAACCTGATTGTTTTCATGGATGCCGATCTCCAGGATGATCCCGCGGATCTTTCGGGTTTTTATGAGAAGGTCAACAAGGGTTTTGATCTCGTGAACGGTTTCCGTTTTGACCGAAAAGACAATCCGATCATAAAAATATACTCAAAGTCTGCCCGCTGGTTTCTGCAGCATTTCTTGAGTTCCCCGTTTTCTGATATCAACTGCGGTTTCAAGATGTTCAGAAAAGAAGTTTTGAAAGAAGTTGTTTTGTACGGCAATAATTTCCGGTTCCTGCCGCTTGCCGCTTTTTATGAAGGGTTCCGTGTCGGTGAAGTCAAAGTTCACAATAAACCGCGTCTTCACGGAAAATCGAAGTACGGTATGAGAAAACTCTTTATCGGCCTTATTGATATGCTTTCTGCATACTTTTTATACAAATTTTCAGAGCGCCCTCTCCACTTTTTCGGCAGTATCGGGGCGCTCCTTTTTGTAATCGGAGGTCTCGCTCTTGCTTGGGTGACATATGAACGTATTTTTGAAGGGGTACTCCTCTATCGCCGACCCGCCCTGCAGTATGCGATATTCCTCGTCATTCTCGGAATTCAGATCATTATGACAGGCATTGTCGGTGAACTTATCGTGTATCTGCATCACAAAAAGAAGCTTTCCTGA
- a CDS encoding DUF2079 domain-containing protein, whose translation MAVVFALSYLLYPPLQKAVNFDFHAVTLSTPLLLGMYYFWLKKMYIRSSLFLFLTLLTKEQVGLVIALFGMYVLIKKVTDMDFSFLKAKIRFIRSESLSKQRIVGKSYSVHSR comes from the coding sequence ATGGCAGTGGTATTTGCATTGTCTTACCTTCTCTATCCTCCGCTTCAAAAAGCGGTCAACTTTGACTTTCATGCCGTGACTCTTTCTACTCCGCTTCTTTTGGGGATGTATTACTTCTGGCTGAAAAAAATGTACATACGGAGTTCTCTTTTTCTGTTTTTGACACTGCTTACCAAAGAACAGGTGGGTTTGGTCATCGCACTTTTCGGAATGTATGTATTAATTAAGAAAGTTACTGATATGGACTTTTCGTTCCTGAAAGCAAAAATCCGCTTCATCAGATCAGAAAGCTTATCAAAGCAGCGGATCGTCGGGAAGTCATATTCAGTACACTCGCGATAA
- a CDS encoding DUF2079 domain-containing protein gives MRKLIKAADRREVIFSTLAITSGIVWVLLSMLVIIPAFRGTEHFGAQYYEYLKDDPLRVFPVVFRYETFHYLFILTAPLGMLALFSPAHLLMAASEFATNILSSNGNMRNIYFHYDTALTAFVMIASIYGAKTCMNISSNRTVLKKIPVSSETIIILYVLSSTILFSLYLSPLPWGHHRDLYAWTTHPGRVQDVRLWQKYLSGDDIKVSATGHIAPYFTSRRYFYDFAGGYEKAEYVIVDVSDIGRGFQAEESTANYEALQNDWRYITIYEKNDIKVYKNISHL, from the coding sequence ATCAGAAAGCTTATCAAAGCAGCGGATCGTCGGGAAGTCATATTCAGTACACTCGCGATAACATCAGGAATCGTTTGGGTACTCCTTTCCATGTTGGTGATTATTCCTGCTTTCCGCGGAACGGAACATTTCGGTGCACAGTACTATGAATATCTTAAGGATGATCCTCTGCGGGTTTTCCCGGTTGTATTCCGGTATGAGACTTTTCACTACCTATTTATACTGACGGCTCCGTTGGGGATGCTGGCCCTTTTCTCTCCCGCACACCTATTGATGGCAGCGTCAGAGTTTGCTACCAATATTTTGTCTTCAAACGGAAATATGCGTAACATCTATTTTCATTATGATACGGCGCTTACGGCTTTTGTTATGATTGCCTCCATCTATGGAGCAAAAACGTGTATGAACATTTCATCCAACCGAACTGTTTTGAAAAAAATCCCGGTATCATCCGAGACAATCATCATTCTGTATGTTTTGAGTTCCACAATTCTTTTTTCTCTGTACCTCAGTCCTCTTCCGTGGGGACATCACAGGGATTTGTATGCATGGACCACTCACCCCGGGCGTGTTCAGGATGTCAGGTTGTGGCAAAAATATCTGTCAGGAGATGATATTAAGGTGTCAGCCACAGGTCATATCGCTCCGTATTTCACCTCAAGACGGTATTTCTATGACTTTGCCGGAGGGTATGAAAAAGCAGAATATGTAATTGTTGATGTCAGTGACATCGGCCGGGGGTTTCAAGCTGAAGAATCAACAGCCAATTATGAAGCTCTGCAAAATGACTGGCGGTATATTACAATATATGAAAAGAATGATATTAAAGTATATAAAAATATCTCACACTTATAA
- a CDS encoding DUF2079 domain-containing protein, which produces MIRSLRSRLPFLILIVAMTAFGVYFSLFTILRYQKLYAHYFDLGIMHQTVFNTYKALQTGDMSRVLEMTDPHTTLDQVKRMSVHNDMFLALLSPAFFIHSGPETLLVIQAIGVALGAFCVSDYSDRF; this is translated from the coding sequence ATGATAAGGTCTTTACGTTCCCGACTCCCCTTTCTGATTCTTATTGTTGCGATGACAGCTTTTGGTGTATACTTTTCTCTCTTCACGATCCTTCGCTACCAAAAACTCTATGCTCATTACTTTGATTTGGGGATCATGCATCAGACTGTTTTTAATACTTATAAAGCACTTCAGACCGGAGATATGTCCCGTGTACTTGAAATGACCGATCCTCATACGACACTTGATCAGGTCAAGAGAATGTCAGTGCACAACGATATGTTCCTGGCACTTCTCTCTCCGGCATTCTTTATACATAGCGGACCTGAAACCCTGCTTGTGATACAGGCAATCGGTGTCGCGCTGGGTGCTTTTTGTGTATCGGATTACTCAGATCGTTTTTGA
- a CDS encoding tyrosine-type recombinase/integrase: MKMKEAIDRFLEYCELDKNLSDRTIKMYAYYLHFFEEWLAKENGKKDIQVEEINEETIRYFRLYLSRNYKNEFKGELKKQTQNYFLVALRSLFRYLIKSKKKVMSPEMIELGKRKDRQVKFLKEEELQRLFEAVKGEDERALRDKAILEVLFSTGLRVSELAGLDRDQVNLKTGEFGVIGKGGKARVVFLSTRAINALRKYLDKRTDPYNPLFLRYSGPTPDEELTDEKLRLSVRSIQRMINKYRKKANILFRIGPHVLRHSYATDLLSHGADLRSVQEMLGHKNIATTQIYTHVTNLRLKEIHEKFHSGNTEEPDKKESE; the protein is encoded by the coding sequence ATGAAAATGAAAGAAGCAATTGACAGATTTTTGGAATATTGCGAACTTGATAAAAACTTGTCAGACCGTACCATTAAAATGTATGCCTATTACCTCCACTTCTTCGAGGAGTGGCTGGCTAAAGAAAACGGTAAAAAAGATATACAGGTTGAAGAAATTAATGAAGAAACCATAAGATATTTCCGACTATACTTGTCCCGAAATTATAAGAATGAGTTTAAGGGAGAACTTAAAAAGCAAACTCAGAATTATTTCCTCGTAGCGCTCAGGAGTCTTTTCAGATATCTTATCAAATCAAAGAAAAAGGTCATGTCTCCTGAGATGATCGAGCTCGGAAAACGAAAAGACAGACAAGTGAAGTTTCTGAAGGAAGAAGAATTACAGCGACTTTTTGAGGCTGTCAAAGGTGAGGACGAACGCGCACTCAGGGATAAGGCAATTTTGGAGGTTCTCTTCTCTACCGGACTTCGCGTCTCCGAACTTGCGGGTCTTGATCGTGATCAGGTAAATTTGAAAACGGGTGAATTCGGCGTCATCGGTAAAGGAGGAAAAGCGCGGGTGGTATTCCTTTCTACACGGGCGATAAATGCACTCAGGAAGTATCTTGATAAGCGAACCGATCCGTATAATCCTCTTTTTTTACGGTATTCCGGGCCCACTCCAGATGAAGAACTTACCGATGAAAAACTCAGACTATCGGTCCGGTCAATTCAGAGAATGATTAATAAATACAGGAAGAAAGCAAATATTCTGTTCCGTATCGGACCGCACGTTCTCAGACATTCCTATGCGACGGATCTTCTGTCTCACGGCGCGGACCTCAGATCGGTTCAGGAAATGCTGGGGCACAAAAATATTGCAACGACACAAATTTATACTCATGTGACGAATTTGAGACTCAAGGAAATTCACGAAAAATTCCACTCGGGCAATACTGAAGAACCTGATAAGAAAGAGTCAGAATAG
- a CDS encoding EamA family transporter encodes MSGIIAILTATIIWGAGSPIFKYALSDIPPFTLAFIRFFTASFIFLPLAVSHYKKMTPKLWWHLIMGAFWGISVNVSFFFLGLQLSPSINATIISSIGPILLYVLSLRLLKEKPHPQIIRGMVISLLGVLIIILAPLIKSTQLHMLTEQAGFSAFLGNLCFIAAMIGGIMITIDNKQLAGKVHPYTVTGFQFLIGSLAFVPFMFYELQSWSFQELTDKSWIGILYGVFLSSALAYFAQNYALTKLSAQKVGMFTYIMPVAAVLVAVPLLGEYPDIFFMLGAAAVFVGILVGERKVKSGRKS; translated from the coding sequence ATGTCAGGAATTATTGCCATACTTACCGCCACAATCATTTGGGGAGCCGGATCACCCATTTTCAAATATGCCCTGTCGGATATTCCTCCGTTTACGCTTGCTTTTATCCGATTTTTTACCGCATCTTTCATCTTTTTACCACTGGCGGTCAGTCATTATAAAAAAATGACCCCCAAGCTGTGGTGGCATCTCATAATGGGTGCCTTTTGGGGAATTTCGGTCAATGTATCCTTCTTTTTCCTGGGACTGCAGCTTTCTCCGAGCATCAATGCCACTATCATCAGCTCAATCGGACCTATACTGTTGTACGTTCTTTCACTTCGGCTGCTGAAGGAAAAACCGCATCCTCAGATTATCCGCGGGATGGTTATCTCTCTCCTCGGCGTACTGATCATTATTCTTGCGCCGCTTATCAAATCAACCCAGCTGCATATGCTCACGGAACAGGCGGGTTTTAGTGCATTCTTAGGTAACCTATGCTTTATTGCCGCCATGATAGGCGGAATCATGATCACGATTGACAATAAACAGCTTGCCGGGAAAGTCCATCCGTATACCGTGACCGGTTTTCAGTTTCTGATCGGATCTCTTGCTTTTGTTCCGTTTATGTTCTATGAACTCCAAAGCTGGTCTTTTCAGGAACTGACCGACAAAAGTTGGATAGGAATCCTATACGGAGTATTCCTTTCGTCAGCACTTGCCTATTTCGCTCAGAATTATGCTCTTACAAAACTGTCTGCACAGAAAGTGGGGATGTTTACCTATATTATGCCTGTTGCAGCTGTCTTGGTCGCCGTTCCGCTTCTGGGAGAGTATCCCGATATCTTCTTTATGCTTGGCGCGGCAGCGGTCTTTGTCGGTATTTTGGTCGGTGAACGGAAAGTAAAAAGCGGCAGGAAGAGCTGA
- a CDS encoding glycosyltransferase family 39 protein: MTAFFKKFHIWILLISAFAIRLIHLDQSLWLDEATTAVTVQRYSFWEIVTQFSPADFHPPLYYLFMDIWTSFLGYSEIALRMPSVIFSVAAGYFVYKAARRLFPATEHGLGAAVLSAVFFLFNPLIVYYAQEARMYAFVTFLVAANFYYLLTLMTRKVPNSSLYFHLTLGAMFLTFYASIFYIGAVILYLLYHKKYPLLVSAVTTVLASITVVFPLLYTQYTGSKTALEAVKNWSLVLGTVSLKNIILIPIKFTSGRISFEPKVVYYILAGVWALLSFYLASLLVIPDLIRNLVKKRAGSQVKPGMTLAYFFLTPLLLGTVFSFISPLLQYFRFQFLLVFLSILLGVSASRLKSDVYKYAIVAGFIAWSFLYLLVPQFHREDWKLLALSLKNETKPIYMIESSSDPLTYYADSIRTKPLRDIVYGEYQEEDMIVIPYTSDIHGINYSIILQGNNLCREVVPFRELTFERWKKC; the protein is encoded by the coding sequence ATGACAGCGTTTTTTAAGAAATTTCATATCTGGATTCTTCTCATATCCGCATTCGCGATCCGTCTCATCCATCTCGATCAGTCACTCTGGCTTGATGAGGCCACTACCGCTGTCACGGTCCAAAGATATTCATTCTGGGAAATTGTTACACAGTTCTCCCCTGCCGATTTCCATCCGCCTCTCTATTATCTTTTCATGGACATATGGACATCATTTTTGGGCTATTCAGAAATTGCTCTCCGGATGCCAAGCGTGATATTCAGCGTGGCAGCAGGATATTTTGTATACAAAGCAGCACGGAGACTGTTTCCCGCCACGGAGCACGGACTCGGAGCGGCAGTGCTCAGCGCCGTCTTTTTCCTCTTCAACCCCCTTATTGTCTATTATGCACAGGAAGCACGGATGTATGCATTTGTCACCTTCCTCGTTGCCGCCAACTTTTATTATCTTCTGACTCTCATGACACGGAAAGTCCCAAACAGTAGCCTTTACTTTCACCTCACTCTTGGTGCCATGTTTTTGACATTCTATGCCAGCATTTTCTACATCGGAGCAGTCATCCTCTATCTTCTCTATCACAAAAAATATCCGCTCCTTGTCTCGGCGGTCACCACTGTTCTGGCCAGTATCACCGTCGTCTTCCCGCTTCTTTATACGCAGTACACCGGCTCAAAAACGGCGCTTGAAGCCGTCAAAAACTGGTCATTGGTACTCGGTACCGTATCTCTGAAAAATATCATTCTCATCCCGATCAAATTCACCTCAGGGCGTATCAGTTTTGAACCGAAAGTTGTATATTATATTCTTGCAGGAGTATGGGCATTGTTATCGTTCTATCTTGCCTCTCTTCTTGTCATTCCGGACTTGATCCGGAATCTAGTAAAAAAAAGAGCTGGATCCCAGGTCAAGCCTGGGATGACATTGGCGTATTTCTTCCTCACACCGCTCCTGCTCGGTACCGTATTTTCATTCATTTCTCCGCTTTTGCAGTATTTCCGTTTCCAGTTCCTTCTTGTATTTTTGAGCATACTTCTGGGAGTATCGGCATCCAGGCTGAAATCTGATGTGTATAAATATGCGATTGTAGCGGGATTTATCGCCTGGTCATTTCTTTATCTCCTTGTCCCTCAGTTCCATCGTGAGGACTGGAAGCTGCTGGCGCTTTCTCTGAAAAATGAAACAAAGCCCATATACATGATCGAGTCATCATCCGATCCTCTCACATACTATGCTGACTCAATCAGAACTAAGCCTCTACGGGACATTGTATACGGCGAATATCAGGAAGAAGATATGATAGTCATACCGTACACTTCAGATATTCACGGCATAAATTATAGTATAATTCTACAAGGTAATAATCTATGTCGTGAAGTAGTTCCGTTTCGAGAGCTTACCTTCGAGAGATGGAAAAAATGCTAA
- the galE gene encoding UDP-glucose 4-epimerase GalE, producing the protein MKKVLITGAGGYIGSVATHLLLSKGYEIVAVDNFSTGFRQPLETLQQKHGEDKLRYYGIDLSADLSEVFSKERDIDAVLHYAASCSVNESMENPGKYFSNNTCATHNFIRQFVENGIKHMVFSSTCAVYGEADYVPIDEKHRTRPANPYGESKLMSEKVIQWYGKLKGLNYVILRYFNVCGATDDGLIGDAKKPSVHLMQNAVRGALGLEPFYLTCGKFDTPDGTPIRDYVNVVDLNQAHLLALEYLTKGGKSEIINLGTGTGNSVMEIVKQVEEITGKKITVDTGSERAGEYAKMIASTEKAQQVLGWKPEHSLKDSVQTLVNWYTGRPKGWEK; encoded by the coding sequence ATGAAAAAAGTACTTATCACTGGGGCCGGCGGTTATATCGGCTCCGTCGCAACACATCTTCTTCTTTCAAAAGGATATGAAATCGTCGCTGTTGACAACTTCTCAACAGGTTTCAGGCAACCTCTCGAGACATTACAGCAAAAACACGGTGAAGATAAGCTCAGATATTATGGAATTGACCTCTCTGCCGATCTTTCGGAGGTTTTTTCAAAAGAAAGAGACATTGATGCGGTACTCCATTACGCTGCAAGCTGCAGTGTCAATGAATCCATGGAAAATCCGGGTAAATATTTTTCGAATAATACCTGTGCGACGCACAATTTTATCAGACAATTCGTTGAAAACGGGATAAAGCATATGGTATTCTCCTCTACCTGTGCCGTGTACGGTGAGGCTGATTATGTGCCGATCGACGAAAAGCATCGGACCCGTCCTGCCAATCCGTACGGTGAATCGAAACTGATGTCTGAAAAAGTCATTCAGTGGTACGGCAAGCTGAAAGGATTGAATTACGTCATCCTTCGCTATTTCAATGTCTGCGGTGCGACTGATGACGGTTTGATCGGAGATGCCAAAAAGCCGTCTGTTCATCTGATGCAGAATGCGGTACGCGGTGCTCTCGGTCTTGAGCCGTTTTACCTCACCTGCGGAAAATTCGATACCCCGGACGGGACCCCGATCCGTGATTATGTCAATGTCGTCGACCTCAATCAGGCCCATCTTCTCGCACTTGAGTATCTGACAAAAGGCGGAAAAAGCGAGATTATCAACCTCGGAACAGGGACCGGAAACTCCGTCATGGAGATTGTGAAGCAGGTAGAAGAAATTACGGGTAAAAAGATCACTGTTGATACCGGTTCCGAGCGTGCCGGCGAATATGCCAAAATGATCGCCTCCACTGAAAAAGCTCAACAAGTGCTTGGCTGGAAACCGGAACACTCTCTCAAAGACAGTGTTCAGACACTCGTGAATTGGTATACGGGACGGCCTAAAGGTTGGGAGAAATAA
- a CDS encoding oligosaccharide flippase family protein produces MIKNATTFFKDPTSQHVIINTLGNYLNVGFTAFFALILVRILSPSQYGVLSVLLGIAYVLANVLEFGTTATIYSTVPSLYGKNDKQMYSFIKSTFFFQSLFSFVVIGTLIVLFPWLDKVFFKTGAPIADLYLTAISVLLFIWQNFLTNILFAAKRFLRANLYINAANIIKTAFVLLIAYFGKINVGMVIFAFGVLGPLTFFLLMFWRNKKLTREMKAAPIRKEEFKFSYTMKYFVASQFYNLGLRMDLFLLSFFGLREQVGYYGLAQKIILTIIASIVSISQVLSPRFATIKTRKEAFRQMRTGLVYMLLPTTVFIALYFTPDFIFELVFTGTFKETAAITHILALPFILNALGTIPNLFLLYTVKKPGYILVSNILFFLIISVGSYLMIPQKGMYGPPLAILLAFIVAVGIQVLAVWWEQKGMDR; encoded by the coding sequence ATGATTAAAAATGCGACGACCTTCTTCAAGGATCCAACAAGCCAGCATGTCATCATCAATACACTCGGAAATTATCTGAATGTCGGTTTCACCGCTTTTTTTGCTCTCATTCTTGTCCGTATCCTTTCACCTTCACAGTACGGAGTACTCAGTGTCCTTTTGGGAATTGCGTATGTTTTGGCAAATGTGCTTGAGTTCGGGACTACTGCAACAATCTATTCGACTGTCCCGTCTTTATACGGTAAAAATGACAAGCAAATGTACAGCTTTATAAAAAGTACATTCTTCTTTCAGTCTTTGTTTTCGTTTGTCGTGATCGGGACGCTAATTGTGCTTTTCCCCTGGCTTGACAAAGTATTTTTTAAAACAGGGGCACCGATTGCAGACCTGTATCTGACGGCCATATCCGTCCTGCTTTTCATCTGGCAGAACTTCCTGACGAATATTTTATTTGCGGCCAAGCGGTTTCTTCGTGCCAATCTTTATATCAATGCCGCCAATATCATCAAAACCGCTTTTGTCCTGCTGATTGCATATTTCGGAAAAATCAATGTAGGCATGGTCATTTTTGCCTTCGGGGTACTCGGTCCTTTGACATTTTTTCTCTTGATGTTCTGGAGAAACAAGAAATTGACTCGTGAAATGAAGGCAGCACCGATCAGAAAAGAGGAGTTTAAGTTCAGCTACACGATGAAGTATTTTGTCGCATCTCAATTTTACAATCTCGGACTTCGGATGGATCTTTTCCTTCTTTCTTTCTTCGGATTGCGGGAACAGGTCGGATACTACGGTCTGGCACAAAAAATCATTCTGACAATTATTGCCTCGATTGTCAGCATTTCTCAGGTGCTTTCGCCCCGATTTGCAACGATTAAAACCCGCAAAGAAGCCTTTAGGCAGATGAGAACCGGACTGGTATATATGCTGTTGCCGACAACCGTTTTTATCGCTCTTTATTTTACTCCGGATTTTATTTTTGAGCTGGTATTTACAGGCACTTTCAAAGAAACGGCGGCAATAACCCATATTTTAGCCCTTCCGTTTATCCTGAATGCCCTGGGGACAATCCCGAATTTGTTTTTGTTGTATACCGTGAAGAAGCCGGGGTATATTCTGGTTTCAAATATTCTGTTTTTCCTGATTATTAGCGTCGGATCGTATCTTATGATTCCTCAGAAGGGGATGTACGGACCGCCGCTTGCAATTTTACTGGCTTTTATCGTCGCGGTCGGGATACAGGTCTTGGCCGTTTGGTGGGAACAAAAGGGGATGGATCGATAG
- a CDS encoding isoaspartyl peptidase/L-asparaginase → MSHQEPVIVVHGGALFSKPGPTCNEYHEEFDGIYQRFIAEALKIGYDHMKEGGAALDAVIKAANVMENSGYFTAGKGSLKTSKGTHSVDSSVMDGSSRKAGSVADCCVKNASTVARLVMDKTPHVMIVGAGAEKLAAENGCEIVDETYFFNPHFSQKVEHGTIGAIARDIHGNLAAVTSTGGTTNKYPHRVGDSPIIGAGTYADNMTCAVSCTGTGEFFMRTLAAFNVSARIKYAQKPLKEAAEQTLQEITDMEGLGGMIALDRDGNIAMPFNSPGMFRGYIDREGKQEISIF, encoded by the coding sequence ATGTCCCATCAAGAACCTGTCATCGTCGTACACGGCGGTGCGCTTTTTTCGAAACCCGGCCCGACCTGCAATGAATATCATGAAGAATTTGACGGTATCTATCAGAGATTCATCGCCGAAGCGCTCAAAATCGGATATGACCACATGAAAGAAGGGGGAGCAGCACTTGATGCCGTGATAAAAGCCGCCAATGTCATGGAAAACTCAGGGTATTTCACAGCCGGAAAAGGCTCACTCAAAACAAGTAAAGGCACCCATTCAGTAGATTCATCAGTCATGGACGGATCATCGAGAAAGGCCGGATCAGTCGCTGACTGCTGTGTCAAAAATGCCTCAACAGTCGCCAGACTGGTCATGGACAAAACGCCTCACGTGATGATTGTCGGAGCAGGGGCAGAAAAACTGGCAGCAGAAAACGGCTGTGAAATCGTCGACGAAACATACTTTTTCAATCCACATTTTTCACAAAAAGTCGAACACGGCACGATCGGTGCCATCGCACGTGATATTCACGGTAATCTCGCCGCTGTCACCTCCACAGGCGGTACGACCAACAAATACCCCCACAGAGTAGGGGATTCACCCATCATCGGAGCGGGAACCTATGCAGACAATATGACCTGCGCCGTATCCTGCACGGGGACAGGGGAGTTTTTCATGCGGACACTGGCCGCTTTCAACGTCTCAGCACGCATCAAATACGCCCAAAAGCCTCTCAAGGAAGCAGCCGAACAGACACTTCAGGAAATAACCGACATGGAAGGCCTGGGCGGTATGATCGCTCTGGATCGTGATGGGAATATTGCCATGCCCTTCAACTCTCCCGGCATGTTCCGAGGATATATCGATCGGGAAGGCAAGCAGGAAATCAGTATTTTTTGA
- a CDS encoding PIG-L family deacetylase produces the protein MNANIKVQSILKGKQKILAVVAHPDDFEDYFSGTMLIAIEKGWIKPENINLLIVTDGSNGSRGNIVDPEVLKKLRHEEQMKALDHVGIPRENCHFLDFKDGYVHNNDNQLTERISYFIRKLKPDLLLTHNGFEAIIERQSGMYYVHKDHRVVGQAALDAAYPYSRDLLFFPEHHKEGLEGHFLLEVLIAETQNPNVKVDITAKMPEKIALLKNFMSQIESDDWLYKYFKDTTGEDDRYLESYKYVKIII, from the coding sequence ATGAACGCCAATATTAAAGTACAGTCAATACTGAAAGGTAAACAGAAAATTCTCGCCGTAGTCGCCCATCCGGACGACTTTGAGGATTATTTTTCAGGAACGATGCTTATTGCTATCGAAAAAGGATGGATTAAGCCGGAAAACATCAATTTGCTGATCGTGACTGACGGTTCCAACGGAAGCCGCGGAAATATCGTGGATCCTGAGGTCCTGAAAAAACTTCGTCATGAAGAGCAGATGAAGGCACTTGATCATGTGGGTATCCCGCGTGAAAACTGTCATTTCCTTGACTTCAAGGACGGATATGTCCACAACAACGACAATCAGCTCACCGAGCGTATCAGTTACTTTATCCGTAAACTGAAACCTGATCTTTTGCTGACACACAACGGATTTGAGGCTATTATTGAGCGTCAGAGCGGTATGTATTATGTACACAAAGATCACCGTGTTGTCGGTCAGGCAGCGCTTGATGCAGCCTATCCGTACAGCCGTGATTTGCTCTTTTTTCCGGAACATCACAAAGAGGGTCTGGAAGGTCATTTCCTTCTGGAAGTGCTCATTGCAGAGACTCAGAATCCGAATGTGAAGGTTGATATTACGGCTAAAATGCCGGAAAAGATCGCGCTTCTCAAGAACTTTATGTCTCAGATTGAGTCTGATGACTGGTTGTATAAGTATTTCAAAGATACGACCGGCGAAGATGACCGCTATCTTGAGTCATATAAGTACGTGAAGATCATCATCTAA
- a CDS encoding IS1595 family transposase — MVCNNRPISKYKRKKILWCFAHDLSATQTSGILGLNRNTVNKYYNNIRQLIYHHQVHQMQRYVGGEIEIDESYFGPRRMRGKSSKRGRGTSFKQVVFGIYERQGRVFTRIIPNCKRRTLHAVMKGKIDLNSTVYSDSWSGYNGLVDVGYDKHLRINHKKNEFSNTKGVHINGIESFWSFCKRRLVKFNGVKKNFPLHLKECEWRWSKSPSILYNELLQIVNVLV, encoded by the coding sequence ATGGTTTGTAACAATAGGCCGATATCAAAATACAAGAGAAAAAAGATACTATGGTGTTTTGCACACGATCTGAGTGCTACACAGACCTCTGGTATTTTGGGTCTCAACCGCAATACAGTCAACAAATATTACAATAATATTCGTCAACTCATATATCATCACCAAGTGCACCAGATGCAACGATATGTTGGTGGTGAGATAGAAATTGATGAATCATACTTTGGACCTCGAAGGATGAGAGGCAAGTCAAGTAAAAGAGGTCGTGGGACGTCATTTAAGCAGGTAGTATTTGGGATATATGAGCGTCAAGGACGTGTATTTACTCGTATCATTCCAAACTGTAAAAGAAGAACGCTACATGCTGTTATGAAGGGAAAGATTGACTTGAACAGTACTGTATATTCAGATTCGTGGAGCGGATACAACGGACTTGTTGATGTCGGGTATGACAAACATTTGAGAATCAATCACAAGAAAAATGAGTTCTCAAATACAAAAGGGGTCCATATCAATGGCATAGAGTCATTCTGGTCCTTTTGTAAAAGACGTCTCGTTAAGTTCAATGGTGTAAAGAAAAACTTTCCATTACACTTGAAAGAGTGTGAATGGAGATGGAGCAAATCCCCATCGATCCTTTACAATGAACTATTACAAATTGTTAATGTGCTAGTCTAG